A stretch of the Planktothricoides raciborskii GIHE-MW2 genome encodes the following:
- a CDS encoding DUF2862 domain-containing protein, with the protein MGCDSASDRIAVARIADKLWNDSPKIITGITVAMKIGQKVKVLRLRQKMAADVIEKIKQNPMGTVKDFKMTDGSGVGVVVDFGNGVSTWFFEDEVQVVQ; encoded by the coding sequence ATGGGATGCGATTCCGCGAGCGATCGGATCGCAGTTGCGCGAATCGCTGATAAACTGTGGAATGATTCACCCAAGATAATTACAGGAATTACAGTTGCAATGAAAATCGGACAAAAGGTAAAAGTCCTCCGTCTCAGACAAAAGATGGCCGCTGATGTTATTGAAAAAATCAAGCAAAATCCGATGGGCACCGTTAAGGATTTCAAAATGACTGACGGCAGCGGTGTCGGCGTAGTGGTTGATTTTGGCAACGGCGTTTCCACTTGGTTTTTTGAAGACGAAGTGCAAGTGGTGCAATAG
- a CDS encoding ArsA family ATPase has product MALILTFLGKGGTGKTTMAIAAARSLAAQGKRVLLASQDTSPTFGLILGQTVGPDPQEIAPKLKAVQLESAVLLDRSWEQLKKLEAEYVRTPFFKEVYGQELGVLPGMDSALALNAIREYDAAGDYDAIVYDGSGDKHTLRMLGMPEILSWYLRRFKDVLAQSDLGKALSPFVQPVTSAVFNVSWSSDDIGGKPAQEVNNLLDRGKTAVSDPQRVVAYLVTTQDKTAIATARYLWGSAQQVGLTVAGVLANQASVSEELKAEFAPLDLAAIPQRSGDDWQGAIAALPDFTKATQAPRSVEIDVVSGTVRLYLPTFDKKQVKLLQYGPEVTIEAGDQRRNIFLPNQLRGKPVKGAKFQNGYLIISF; this is encoded by the coding sequence ATGGCTTTGATTTTGACGTTTTTAGGTAAGGGTGGGACAGGGAAAACCACAATGGCGATCGCCGCTGCCCGGAGTTTGGCCGCCCAAGGCAAGCGGGTGCTGCTCGCGAGTCAAGATACTAGCCCAACATTTGGGCTAATTCTAGGTCAGACCGTTGGCCCAGATCCACAAGAAATTGCCCCGAAGTTGAAGGCAGTGCAGTTGGAGTCAGCGGTACTCCTAGATCGGAGTTGGGAACAGTTGAAAAAACTGGAAGCGGAATATGTCCGCACTCCTTTTTTTAAAGAAGTTTATGGTCAAGAACTCGGTGTTTTACCGGGGATGGATAGCGCCTTAGCCTTGAATGCGATTCGCGAGTATGATGCAGCGGGTGATTATGATGCGATCGTCTATGATGGCAGCGGCGATAAGCATACCCTGCGGATGTTGGGGATGCCAGAAATTCTCAGTTGGTATTTGCGCCGTTTTAAGGATGTGTTGGCGCAGTCGGATCTCGGTAAAGCCTTGTCACCCTTTGTCCAACCTGTCACCAGTGCGGTTTTTAACGTGAGTTGGAGTAGTGATGATATTGGCGGTAAGCCAGCCCAGGAAGTGAATAACCTGCTGGATCGAGGGAAAACGGCGGTATCCGATCCCCAGCGGGTCGTGGCTTATTTGGTGACGACTCAGGATAAAACTGCCATAGCTACCGCCCGTTATTTGTGGGGCAGCGCCCAACAAGTCGGTTTAACGGTGGCTGGGGTGCTGGCAAACCAAGCATCCGTTAGCGAAGAATTAAAAGCTGAATTTGCCCCCTTGGATCTGGCAGCAATCCCCCAGCGGTCTGGGGATGATTGGCAAGGTGCGATCGCGGCTTTACCGGATTTCACCAAAGCCACACAAGCCCCTCGTTCGGTAGAAATTGACGTGGTATCGGGGACAGTCCGGTTATATTTGCCCACTTTTGATAAAAAGCAGGTCAAACTATTACAATATGGCCCGGAAGTTACCATTGAAGCAGGCGATCAACGGCGCAATATTTTCCTACCTAATCAGTTGCGAGGTAAACCCGTTAAAGGCGCTAAATTCCAAAATGGCTATTTGATTATTTCTTTTTAG
- the hisF gene encoding imidazole glycerol phosphate synthase subunit HisF, which translates to MLAKRILPCLDVKAGRVVKGVNFVNLQDAGDPVELAKVYNDAGADELVFLDITATHEDRDIIIDVVYRTAEQVFIPLTVGGGIQSLDTIKQLLRAGADKVSINSSAVRDPDFVNRASDRFGNQCIVVAIDARRRTDLNNPGWDVYVRGGRENTGIDAIAWAKEVTQRGAGELLVTSMDADGTQAGYDLELTRTIAEQVEIPVIASGGAGNCQHIYEALTEGKSEAALLASLLHYGQLSVAEIKNYLAEHHVPVRR; encoded by the coding sequence ATGCTTGCGAAAAGAATCTTGCCTTGTTTAGATGTCAAAGCCGGTCGCGTTGTTAAAGGAGTCAACTTTGTCAACCTCCAAGACGCGGGCGACCCGGTAGAATTGGCCAAAGTTTACAATGATGCCGGGGCCGATGAATTGGTTTTTTTGGACATCACCGCCACCCATGAAGACCGCGACATCATTATTGATGTGGTGTATCGCACAGCGGAACAAGTATTTATCCCCCTCACCGTGGGCGGAGGAATTCAATCCTTAGATACCATTAAACAACTGTTACGGGCGGGCGCCGATAAAGTCAGCATTAACTCATCAGCGGTACGCGATCCAGATTTTGTCAACCGGGCCAGCGATCGCTTTGGCAATCAATGCATCGTAGTGGCGATCGATGCCCGTCGGCGCACGGACCTCAACAATCCGGGCTGGGATGTCTATGTCCGTGGGGGGCGGGAAAATACCGGCATTGACGCGATCGCCTGGGCCAAAGAAGTCACCCAGCGGGGCGCCGGGGAACTCCTCGTCACCAGCATGGATGCCGATGGCACCCAAGCGGGCTATGACTTAGAACTCACTCGCACCATTGCCGAACAAGTAGAAATTCCCGTGATTGCCTCTGGTGGGGCAGGCAACTGCCAACATATTTACGAAGCCCTCACAGAGGGTAAATCCGAAGCCGCACTCCTGGCATCATTACTGCACTACGGTCAACTCTCCGTTGCCGAAATTAAAAATTACTTAGCCGAACACCATGTCCCCGTGCGTCGATAA
- a CDS encoding pentapeptide repeat-containing protein: protein MFDLFKAFFNGNYSAHYDKTDNHQPLKTTMNGREFRERLEKGDRQFNNLLLSKVDLRELDLSNLVLTDSILQDSDLSYACLINANFSRTKCDRSNFTGSLLNGANLFEISLCGANLSHCHAINVNFSRADLTSANLTWTNLRGANLYRTNLTGVNLSGANLEGANFEHSSRDNIDLKMLRLSVGSRIIQKTKPGFYFGE, encoded by the coding sequence ATGTTTGACTTATTTAAGGCGTTCTTTAATGGTAATTATAGCGCCCATTACGATAAAACTGACAATCATCAACCGCTTAAAACTACCATGAATGGGCGGGAATTTCGCGAACGGTTAGAAAAGGGCGATCGCCAATTCAATAACTTATTATTATCCAAGGTTGATTTACGGGAATTGGATTTAAGTAACTTGGTATTAACCGATAGTATCTTACAAGATAGCGATTTAAGTTATGCTTGTTTAATCAATGCTAACTTTAGCCGCACCAAATGCGATCGCAGCAACTTTACTGGTAGTTTACTAAACGGAGCCAACTTATTTGAAATCAGCTTATGCGGGGCAAACCTTAGCCATTGCCATGCCATAAATGTTAATTTTAGCCGCGCCGATTTAACTAGCGCTAACTTAACCTGGACTAACCTGAGAGGGGCAAATCTTTACCGCACCAATTTAACCGGAGTTAACCTTTCCGGGGCTAACTTAGAAGGGGCAAACTTTGAGCATTCTAGCCGCGACAATATAGACTTAAAAATGTTACGCTTATCCGTAGGATCGCGAATTATTCAAAAAACAAAACCTGGATTTTACTTCGGAGAGTAA